A genomic region of Xiphophorus couchianus chromosome 18, X_couchianus-1.0, whole genome shotgun sequence contains the following coding sequences:
- the gpr184 gene encoding G protein-coupled receptor 184, with the protein MMNVTPTAILATTNATHKPCVDIEPSPVSDFLMAVYILAFVFGLTFNVLTLYPIYKQVKQQNVLGIFLLNLSISDLLFIFTMPLWINYYRRNHRWGLGVETCNVAGFFYYSNMYISMYLLCCISVDRCLVVCYPFRFKPHRTSRYAWVQCAVVYALVMITHIYILQNDELTDAHDDTYSSDRCYETYPIKRNVAMFNMIRVGLGFILPLLVLGVSYWKVLATVGKSPALSASAKRKVCLLSYGVIGIFSVCFAPYHILLFVRSHVRFFNTEEVHCDFERKMHFPFSSTLALSSLNCVVDPVLYVLVSNSVRDELKFCCRSDEQKGMEDCRLTSGKKETSKESALI; encoded by the coding sequence ATGATGAACGTCACACCCACAGCAATTTTAGCCACGACAAATGCTACACATAAACCATGTGTTGATATCGAGCCGAGTCCTGTCAGCGACTTCCTGATGGCTGTTTACATCCTGGCTTTTGTCTTTGGCTTGACTTTCAATGTGCTGACTTTGTACCCAATATACAAGCAAGTAAAGCAGCAGAACGTTTTGGGGATCTTCCTGCTCAACCTGTCAATATCAGACTTGCTATTCATCTTCACCATGCCGCTTTGGATAAATTATTACCGACGGAACCATCGATGGGGACTAGGTGTGGAGACCTGCAATGTAGCAGGATTCTTCTACTACTCCAACATGTACATCAGCATGTATCTGCTGTGTTGTATCTCTGTGGACCGCTGCCTGGTGGTCTGTTACCCATTCCGCTTCAAGCCCCACCGTACATCTCGATACGCATGGGTCCAGTGTGCCGTAGTTTATGCTTTGGTTATGATCACACACATATACATTCTGCAAAATGACGAATTAACAGATGCTCATGATGACACATACAGCAGTGACCGTTGTTATGAGACCTACCCAATTAAGCGTAATGTGGCCATGTTTAATATGATCAGAGTGGGATTAGGCTTCATACTACCACTGCTCGTGTTGGGAGTGAGCTACTGGAAGGTGCTGGCCACTGTGGGGAAAAGTCCCGCCCTGAGTGCCTCAGCTAAGAGGAAAGTTTGTCTGCTATCCTATGGAGTAATTGGCATCTTCTCAGTTTGTTTTGCTCCCTATCACATCCTCCTCTTTGTGCGCTCACATGTCAGATTCTTCAACACAGAAGAAGTTCACTGTGATTTTGAACGTAAGATGCACTTCCCCTTCTCCAGCACTCTGGCACTGTCCAGCCTGAACTGTGTCGTGGATCCTGTGCTCTATGTTCTGGTCAGTAATAGTGTAAGAGATGAACTGAAATTTTGCTGTAGAAGTGATGAACAGAAAGGGATGGAGGACTGCAGGCTGACTTCgggtaaaaaagaaacatctaaagAGAGTGCTTTGATATGA